A window of Diabrotica virgifera virgifera chromosome 9, PGI_DIABVI_V3a contains these coding sequences:
- the LOC126892851 gene encoding uncharacterized protein LOC126892851: MEANNPSLQLSVDNLEKPHRFSLQHNRSELVPSSFRQTQSQRYDSEGRRKIKKAIVIPPSSTIAEVSEEAEPDEKNFDQFKVENEKRNSKVSKKSEKSIYAFDNAAYDGNLDKRSISSRAGSSRQPSVQSLEVVREQYCCFARRTNCEKKLLVTVTILSIVIIVLVIVLALIASHHDIDIKSTIRDLSS, translated from the exons ATGGAAGCTAACAATCCATCCTTACAACTTAGTGTTGACAATCTAGAAAAACCACATCGCTTCAGTCTTCAGCACAATCGATCAGAATTGGTACCATCGAGTTTCAGGCAAACACAATCGCAAAGATATGATTCAgaaggaagaagaaaaataaagaaagCAATAGTGATTCCCCCGTCTTCAACAATCGCTGAAGTATCTGAAGAGGCTGAACCCGACGAGAAGAATTTTGACCAATTTAAAGTAGAAAATGAAAAAAGAAATAGCAAAGTTTCGAAGAAAAGCGAAAAGTCAATTTATGCATTCGATAACGCAGCTTACGATGGAAATTTGGACAAACGGAGTATATCCAGCAGAGCAGGGTCTTCAAGACAACCAAGTGTACAGAGCTTAGA GGTTGTTCGCGAACAATACTGCTGCTTTGCTAGAAGAACAAACTGTGAAAAGAAACTTTTAGTTACAGTGACTATTTTAAGTATAGTTATTATTGTGTTGGTTATAGTTTTAGCTCTAATAGCATCTCACCATGATATAGATATAAAGTCTACAATAAGAGATTTATCATCATAG